A portion of the Trachemys scripta elegans isolate TJP31775 chromosome 11, CAS_Tse_1.0, whole genome shotgun sequence genome contains these proteins:
- the LOC117884735 gene encoding tip elongation aberrant protein 3-like has translation MKRNTAMCLWKPVPQSKPFPCDRFKHACSICRGFVYLYGGRCNSSLSDFWRYSIASNKWEKLDCSEDGPEELEEHSMVAYQGILYIFGGMLDSAFTQAKIPLWMYDIDSARWTECRHTAVEIESTAPANRKGHSAVVYNSSMYIYGGYFDIKGISQEFWALCFDTGEWSQVSPLTCDAGPGPRHGHSAVVYGTGMYLFGGLMGLSEQRDLWKWDFTSCKWSTIRTSQRPPKVVGHSSVVFQDSMLTFGGGISNSRPNNSLWKYHFSSQIWEKLASTTEVILSSKRYHRILGIGVGFQLTPGFSGVSPINHWCPKGKEPQKLAVVSKQCAHFHGYFRQQPVHQPFSNDDGNEIEMKTFSQPLEPLGFCSFQTSSEAELCADKAQSIFSKNEHLSHLIASQEQALTATEVTKNRRGTDCQPERPGSMAVTNHPDMLLLIGGKPLSSLCEISLWQMELNSI, from the exons ATGAAAAGGAACACCGCAATGTGCCTATGGAAACCTGTACCCCAGAGCAAGCCTTTTCCATGCGATCGGTTCAAACatgcctgcagcatctgcagaggATTTGTTTATCTTTACGGGGGTCGGTGCAACAGCAGCCTAAGTGACTTCTGGCGGTACAGTATAG CAAGCAACAAATGGGAAAAACTGGATTGTTCAGAAGATGGCCCAGAAGAACTGGAAGAACATTCAATGGTGGCTTATCAG GGCATCCTCTATATTTTCGGTGGGATGTTGGATTCTGCTTTTACACAGGCGAAGATCCCTCTCTGGATGTATGACATTG ATTCAGCGAGATGGACTGAGTGCAGGCACACAGCAGTGGAGATTGAG AGCACTGCTCCAGCTAACAGAAAGGGCCACAGCGCAGTAGTGTACAATTCCAGCATGTACATCTATGGGGGATACTTCGACATCAAAGGGATTTCACAAGAGTTTTGGGCTTTATGTTTTG ATACAGGAGAGTGGTCACAGGTATCTCCACTGACTTGTGACGCTGGTCCAGGACCCCGGCATGGTCACTCAGCTGTGGTTTACGGCACGGGCATGTACCTGTTCGGAGGACTGATGGGGCTGAGTGAACAGAGGGACCTATGGAAGTGGGACTTTACAAGCTGCAAGTGGTCCACTATCAGAACAAG CCAACGTCCTCCAAAAGTGGTGGGACACTCTTCTGTGGTCTTTCAAGACTCCATGCTGACTTTTGGCGGAGGGATTTCAAACTCTAGGCCTAACAACAGCTTGTGGAAGTACCATTTCAGTTCCCAGATATGGGAAAAACTGGCTAGTACAACAGAGGTAATTCTTTCTTCTAAAAGGTATCACCGCATCCTGGGAATTGGTGTTGGTTTCCAACTGACGCCAGGTTTCTCTGGGGTATCCCCCATCAATCACTGGTGTCCAAAGGGGAAAGAGCCTCAAAAGTTGGCAGTGGTCTCAAAGCAGTGTGCCCATTTTCATGGCTACTTTCGCCAGCAGCCTGTACACCAACCATTCAGCAATGACGATGGCAACGAGATAGAAATGAAAACCTTTAGCCAGCCTCTGGAGCCATTGGGCTTTTGCTCATTCCAAACCTCTTCCGAGGCAGAACTGTGCGCAGACAAAGCACAGAGCATATTTTCCAAAAATGAGCATCTCTCCCACCTCATCGCTTCCCAAGAACAAGCTCTCACTGCCACtgaagttacaaaaaacaggagagGAACTGACTGTCAGCCTGAGAGACCTGGGAGCATGGCAGTTACCAACCATCCTGATATGCTGCTCCTGATTGGGGGCAAGCCCCTGTCCAGTCTCTGTGAAATCTCACTCTGGCAAATGGAGCTGAACAGCATTTAA